The following are encoded together in the Arcticibacterium luteifluviistationis genome:
- a CDS encoding ATP-binding protein: MKNGISIKFWVVFLVNLLFVPTILLVSLFFYQQFKTSIDERVLLQLTSIRGLKRVQIEDFLEREWSAFEQGQEGELIEEEELSKLLDKRSELEGIHDVTGLRSGGLLKLAFVKKEESRTFRISYEDGDEIKKILLERTGMGKSGESYLVGEDFRLRSRSRFFPEKAPYDFECRSLGVLEAFNQKEGKGIYDEYRGVEVYGAYQFLNARGLKWAILSEIDTEEALEPLVALKKNLILILVLSILVIFILSLFLAGALTRPLLRMKYYLDRMSHGDYDFEINASPVGYEMRIMYDSLSEMVAKFKSTIAFSKEIGEMNLAADYKLIGENDTLGKSLLSMKEQLRKINESESQRQRELRSAIVSGQEKERLRLSKELHDGLGPMLTHLKLLIQSQELPAEGKNALKNIIDDTVKEVRRMTFNLMPQSLMDFGVAKSVQNLVLMLKPLTNIEIEFIYHSGERQGNFGDDVNICLFRIAQECLNNGIKHSAAENIVLVLTEEKKQVNLYYSDDGKGFDINDVSGGSGLSNMKARTDVLGGSFEMSSAEEGTTIDVTLPFQK; the protein is encoded by the coding sequence ATGAAGAACGGGATAAGTATAAAGTTTTGGGTAGTCTTTTTGGTCAATTTACTTTTTGTACCAACTATTTTGCTTGTCTCGCTCTTTTTTTATCAACAGTTCAAAACATCTATTGATGAGCGTGTTTTACTACAATTGACCTCTATAAGAGGCTTGAAACGAGTGCAGATTGAAGACTTTCTGGAAAGAGAGTGGAGTGCCTTTGAGCAGGGTCAAGAAGGTGAATTGATAGAAGAAGAGGAATTGTCAAAACTCTTAGATAAAAGGTCTGAACTAGAAGGAATACATGATGTAACTGGTTTAAGGAGCGGAGGCTTACTAAAATTAGCTTTTGTTAAAAAGGAAGAAAGTCGGACTTTTCGGATTAGTTATGAAGATGGAGATGAGATAAAAAAAATACTTTTAGAAAGAACTGGGATGGGGAAAAGTGGCGAGTCGTACCTAGTAGGGGAAGACTTTAGGTTACGTTCTCGGTCTAGGTTTTTTCCTGAGAAAGCCCCTTATGACTTTGAATGCCGCTCTTTAGGTGTTTTGGAAGCCTTTAATCAGAAGGAGGGGAAAGGTATTTACGATGAGTATAGAGGGGTGGAGGTTTATGGAGCTTATCAGTTTTTAAATGCGAGAGGTTTGAAGTGGGCTATACTTTCAGAGATAGACACGGAGGAGGCTTTAGAGCCCTTGGTAGCTTTGAAAAAGAATCTCATTCTCATTCTTGTTTTGTCTATTCTTGTGATTTTCATTTTGTCGCTTTTCTTAGCTGGAGCCCTTACACGGCCACTTTTAAGAATGAAATATTACTTAGACAGGATGTCTCATGGCGATTATGATTTTGAAATCAATGCCAGCCCAGTGGGTTATGAAATGAGAATCATGTACGATTCGTTGTCTGAGATGGTTGCTAAGTTTAAGTCTACCATAGCTTTTTCAAAGGAGATAGGAGAGATGAACCTGGCAGCAGATTATAAGTTAATTGGAGAAAACGATACGCTAGGAAAGTCGTTGCTTTCCATGAAAGAACAGTTACGGAAGATTAATGAGTCAGAAAGTCAAAGGCAGCGAGAACTTAGGTCTGCTATAGTTTCAGGACAAGAGAAAGAACGTTTAAGGCTCTCAAAAGAACTTCACGATGGTTTGGGACCAATGCTAACTCACCTGAAACTTTTAATACAAAGTCAAGAGCTTCCAGCCGAAGGTAAAAACGCATTAAAAAATATTATAGACGATACGGTAAAGGAGGTAAGACGTATGACTTTCAATTTGATGCCACAGTCTTTAATGGATTTTGGCGTAGCCAAATCTGTTCAAAACTTGGTTTTGATGTTAAAACCGCTCACGAACATTGAAATTGAGTTTATATATCATAGCGGAGAAAGGCAGGGGAATTTTGGAGATGATGTAAACATTTGCTTGTTTAGAATTGCACAAGAATGCCTTAATAACGGAATCAAACATTCGGCTGCGGAAAATATTGTTTTAGTTTTGACGGAGGAAAAAAAACAAGTAAACCTTTATTACTCTGACGATGGTAAGGGTTTTGACATAAATGACGTATCTGGAGGTTCTGGTTTAAGTAATATGAAAGCTCGAACTGATGTTTTGGGCGGAAGCTTTGAAATGAGTAGTGCTGAAGAAGGGACTACTATTGACGTAACTTTACCTTTTCAAAAATGA